The segment aaatataacatttttcaaagaattcgTTTTCAAATGATACTACTGACCAATTCATTTTCATGACAAAAGTTGATGACCGCAAAACTGATATGATCTTCGTGAAGATAAAAGCAAGAATTCGATGCTTTTGACTGCGAAAAATTTACAGCTATGCCCtttgcattatatttccatACATCAAAAGCAGACAATTCAGTCTGATCGTTTCTACGCAGATTTAGCTGAATCAATTTTCCGAAAACTTTCAGAGTTAATGGTATCtgcaatttgaataattaagaaaatacttgataatttttaaataacgctTAGGCGCAGAGCAACAAATAAAACACAACGGTAATATAAACGTACCTCATTCATACCTGTCGGGTTCAATGCCGGcagtaataatatttcgctATCTTGTGTGATAGACGCGTacgttacatttaataaaattattaacaccaattttaatatagaagGCATGTTCTATTTgcgtatttcaattttaaatacttgaaaatatttcgttaaatcacttttacatattacaaatttttatatataatacatacagtATAAGACCCTTATATTTCTTATGCTTAGAAGATCGCGTATGAAACACATACTGTCACTTGGgtttaagaatattatgtgtgacacgtattgtatatattcttTACGCTCATACATACACATCTGTTTCTCTTTCACTTCTgtattatacgtatatttgacatgtaatatttgcgataacggtgagatttaaaaaatacgatttttgaacgaaatgtaaaaaatgtaatcttatatacaaaaattttcattatttacaaatgtcaaattttaacTGATGACAATCTAATTTCTTTAGAATcacgaaaatattacattgcccGCACTATCTCCCAGCGCgcaaatacgaaataaaatgcaaaaagaaaatacattaaaatacaattccaaatttacattttatcatattttatcgaattgttaataatgataaaaatttaaaaaaaatgtggatTCTAACAATAATGATAAAGCAACAAGAAATGtgaatttatacaatattgcTTAATTGTgtcaaattgaaattttatcgttatcttatgtaaatatagataaagttttttattgtacGAAATCTAcgaaatctaaaaaagaaaaggaaagatgGCTCAGGACGTTACCAAAAAAtggttaattatattatttttaataaaaatcaggtGCCGTGGAATCGGTGGGATGGAGAGGAGGCGGCCGTCCAACGACAAACAATTCAGGGGGAGCGTAGCCCTCCCCCCtggaatttttttgtttttttaaggTATTTCATGACCGAAAATATtgagtatcaaatatttacatcaaaggtGAAAAAACgggttatttttttttcttttctcatcttcttctttttttttttttttttttttttttttttttttttattactatttactCGTTCAATTGAAGTACACAATGtaacgaagaaaaataaacgcaTTAAGTtaaatagaacaaaaaatctGTGCACATTTTTCGCACATTTATACTATCCACTGAGCAGCCTATTATATGGTGTTTGAATggaattacatacatatacatatacatatcacGAATGTATTATGTGtcctttttataaattttgccaCTTTAGATGAAGAATAGTTCAGCGGCACCTgtcaaagatataattataataaatattttttcgaaattataaaaaaaaagtagcacGAGTAGCACGTGCTTGTGTGTCtagtaaaacaaaattacttagtacatttttctaaaaagaaacccattaaaaactttacatttatttaatatatcttatattctTAAGAAACGccaagattatttttgtacgcagataaataacaaataatgtttggtacaaaacaaattaaaatccgTTGACTCTAGCACactttgcaattttcttttcaccGGATACTCATTAACACATAAGAATACATTAACACATATGAATGTCTTTACCGTTATTCTTCGAATGAGTAGCTTTGCGGTAAACAATGATGCTGGCGGCAATAATAATCCTCATCATTTTCTTTGTGACACCACGTTCCATCGGGAAAATATGGATTGATACCATGGTCGAGCATTTCCAAGTGTGGTGCATAATAAGTAGGATAGTCTTCTCGTACACAATGTATAGTACAGGCTACCCACGGTTTATCAACCTCATGAGGGGCCTGCCATCCCGGCTTTCTTTCCAGTTCATATATGACACGGTTAAATTCGGTGCATTTGGTAGTAGTGAACTCGACGATTGTCTTGCGCTTTTGTCTACAAAGTAAAGAATCATTGCACAAAACCACGTCGTAATATGGTCCAATGCAATTCGCTGTTATGTGTGTCTCATGTTTGCAAAAACGTCGTTTGACTAATGCGCCTTTAGATTTTGGCAAACAACCGCTTTTACAGGTGTCTTTCTTCCATTCACTCCAGTTGTCATCTTCACAATCCTTGAAATTGTATGGCGGCTCGATAACTGGTACGCATTCTCTTCCGTGACATTCTTTTCCGAGTGCACAATAAGTTCCTAacaaaattcgataaatttaacgCTGTAGTATCTAGTCAGAATAAAAGTTGTACCTGCTAACGCCGGTCCCGTGAAATAATACGTATTCTTGTAAGGGATTTCgcattgtaaattttgacATATATCGTTTAACGTGACTACGTTCGCTTCCTCGTCGCGCAAAAATAATTCGCATTGTGCTTTGGCAGTCCATTCTCTTCCAGGTAAATTGTGATAACTCCTACTTTCAAATACGTATGTGTCATCTTCGAGTCTGACATGATCTTGAAGACATTTAAACGGAAatctttttattgctttacGACTCTGCTTGGACCAAGCTACTCGACTTTTATTGGCATCGTATGTCGACATTATGTATTCGTATCTGTCCCCTGAGTTTTCTGCATCGTGTGTTAATCCTAAACTATTGaacagataaattaataattatgaatatataatatatttcacattacttaattaaaatatctttatatattttatagttaataCGTAGTGAACGTATTACAAAGATAAACAATCAAAGaatcaaatttcttaaaaaaaagagagaaagagatttttTACTTGTTGACTTTAAATCGtacgattaaataaattatgatacaaaatgtgatttttacttaattcatacgtataaaactaatttatatatacttacacGTGACCAACCTCATGGGCACCAATAATAGATGATTTTAAACCCGAAGATATGATTTCAGTAGCATGGAACGTTGCCATCaagcatgaaaaatttttgatgcATACGCCACGGGTGTAAGATGCTCCCAGAACATAATTATACGAATCGTCTTTCAAaagtttatcaaaatttaatccGGTTAGGTAAAGACCAATGTCCCAGTGACGGAGATCATTATCGTTCGGAGGATTACGAGCTTCCGCATAGTTGCAGAACAACCTCAGCTGTTCCTTATAGTCACTGTCGACAACTGGCAAATCTACCGGTTGCTTCTCCATAATCTCCAAACGTCTCAACGAAATATCGAAAGAGACACCCAAACTCGGATGATGGAGGATAGCTTGAATACGATTCACATACGCTAATATCATAtgacgtatttttttcttatcgttGTCTAGAAGAGGCATGAATATGCGATATGCTGCTTCGTCGAAGAAAACGGCAAGTTCAATGGTTAACGTTTGTTGCGCATTTCGTACGCGACGTTGTTTCGGTTTAAAATTCTTCCAGTAATGAAGATTTAAATCTCCAAAATATTTCACTGACTTTTTAACAAGATGAGATTTGCCAAATGAAAGATTAATTTGCTCTTTAACGCAAGAATCATCGATTAAGGACAAAGGCGCAAAGTCGTTCCGCAAAGGCCGAATCTCTAATGTGACGTTTTCCACAAAAACGAGTCCTTCCtacatttaaaaagatttttttgtttctttacttgtcgtgttatattttgtttattgttgtttttttgtcaaatataaaacaaggagaaataaagatttaaattgaaaatataacatttttcaaagaattcgTTTTCAAATGATACTACTGACCAATTCATTTTCATGACAAAAGTTGATGACCGCAAAACTGATATGATCTTCGCGAAGATAAAAGCAAGAATTCGATGCTTTTGACTGCGAAAAATTTACAGCTATGCCCtttgcattatatttccatACATCAAAAGCAGACAATTCAGTCTGATCGTTTCTACGCAGATTTAGCTGAATCAATTTTCCGAAAACTTTCAGAGTTAATGGTATCtgcaatttgaataattaagaaaatacttgataatttttaaataacgctTAGGCGCAGAGCAACAAATAAAACACAACGGTAATATAAACGTACCTCATTCATACCTGTCGGGTTCAATGCCGGcagtaataatatttcgctATCTTGTGTGATAGACGCGTacgttacatttaataaaattattaacaccaattttaatatagaagGCATGTTCTATTTgcgtatttcaattttaaatacttgaaaatatttcgttaaatcacttttacatattacaaatttttatatataatacatacagtATAAGACCCTTATATTTCTTATGCTTAGAAGATCGCGTATGAAACACATACTGTCACTTGGgtttaagaatattatgtgtgacacgtattgtatatattcttTACGCTCATACATACACATCTGTTTCTCTTTCACTTCTgtattatacgtatatttgacatgtaatatttgcgataacggtgagatttaaaaaatacgatttttgaacaaaatgtaaaaaatgtaatcttatatacaaaaattttcattatttacaaatgtcaaattttaacTGATGACAATCTAATTTCTTTAGAATcacgaaaatattacattgcccGCACTATCTCCCAGCGCgcaaatacgaaataaaatgcaaaaagaaaatacattaaaatacaattccaaatttacattttatcatattttatcgaattgttaataatgataaaaatttaaaaaaaatgtggatTCTAACAATAATGATAAAGCAACAAGAAATGtgaatttatacaatattgcTTAATTGTgtcaaattgaaattttatcgttatcttatgtaaatatagataaagttttttattgtacGAAATCTAcgaaatctaaaaaagaaaaggaaagatgGCTCAGGACGTTACCAAAAAAtggttaattatattatttttaataaaaatcaggtGCCGTGGAATCGGTGGGATGGAGAGGAGGCGGCCGTCCAACGACAAACAATTCAGGGGGAGCGTAGCCCTCCCCCCtggaatttttttgtttttttaaggTATTTCATGACCGAAAATATtgagtatcaaatatttacatcaaaggtGAAAAAACgggttatttttttttcttttctcatcttcttctttttttttttttttttttttttttttttatttttattactatttactCGTTCAATTGAAGTACACAATGtaacgaagaaaaataaacgcaTTAAGTtaaatagaacaaaaaatctGTGCACATTTTTCGCACATTTATACTATCCACTGAGCAGCCTATTATATGGTGTTTGAATggaattacatacatatacatatacatatcacGAATGTATTATGTGtcctttttataaattttgccaCTTTAGATGAAGAATAGTTCAGCGGCACCTgtcaaagatataattataataaatattttttcgaaattataaaaaaaaagtagcacGAGTAGCACGTGCTTGTGTGTCtagtaaaacaaaattacttagtacatttttctaaaaagaaacccattaaaaactttatatttatttaatatatcttatattctTAAGAAACGccaagattatttttgtacgcagataaataacaaataatgtttggtacaaaacaaattaaaatccgTTGACTCTAGCACactttgcaattttcttttcaccGGATACTCATTAACACATAAGAATACATTAACACATATGAATGTCTTTATCGTTATTCTCCGAATGAGTAGCTTTGCGGTAAACAATGATGCTGGCGGCAATAATAATCCTCATCATTTTCTTTGTGACACCACGTTCCATCGGGAAAATATGGATTGATACCATGGTCGAGCATTTCCAAGCGTGGTGCATAATAAGTAGGATAGTCTTCTCGTACACAATGTATAGTACAGGCTACCCACGGTTTATCAACCTCATGAGGGGCCTGCCATCCCGGCTTTCTTTCCAGTTCATATATGACACTGTTAAATTCGGTGCATTTGGTAGTAGTGAACTCGACGATTGTCTTGCGCTTTTGTCTACAAAGTAAAGAATCATTGCACAAAACCACGTCGTAATATGGTCCAATGCAATTCGCTGTTATGTGTGTCTCATGTTTGCAAAAACGTCGTTTGACTAATGCGCCTTTAGATTTTGGCAAACAACCGCTTTTACAGGTGTCTTTCTTCCATTCACTCCAGTTGTCATCTTCACAATCCTTGAAATTGTATGGCGGCTCGATAACTGGTACGCATTCTCTTCCGTGACATTCTTTTCCG is part of the Linepithema humile isolate Giens D197 chromosome 3, Lhum_UNIL_v1.0, whole genome shotgun sequence genome and harbors:
- the LOC136999090 gene encoding A disintegrin and metalloproteinase with thrombospondin motifs 7-like, yielding MPSILKLVLIILLNVTYASITQDSEILLLPALNPTGMNEIPLTLKVFGKLIQLNLRRNDQTELSAFDVWKYNAKGIAVNFSQSKASNSCFYLREDHISFAVINFCHENELEGLVFVENVTLEIRPLRNDFAPLSLIDDSCVKEQINLSFGKSHLVKKSVKYFGDLNLHYWKNFKPKQRRVRNAQQTLTIELAVFFDEAAYRIFMPLLDNDKKKIRHMILAYVNRIQAILHHPSLGVSFDISLRRLEIMEKQPVDLPVVDSDYKEQLRLFCNYAEARNPPNDNDLRHWDIGLYLTGLNFDKLLKDDSYNYVLGASYTRGVCIKNFSCLMATFHATEIISSGLKSSIIGAHEVGHVLGLTHDAENSGDRYEYIMSTYDANKSRVAWSKQSRKAIKRFPFKCLQDHVRLEDDTYVFESRSYHNLPGREWTAKAQCELFLRDEEANVVTLNDICQNLQCEIPYKNTYYFTGPALAGTYCALGKECHGRECVPVIEPPYNFKDCEDDNWSEWKKDTCKSGCLPKSKGALVKRRFCKHETHITANCIGPYYDVVLCNDSLLCRQKRKTIVEFTTTKCTEFNRVIYELERKPGWQAPHEVDKPWVACTIHCVREDYPTYYAPHLEMLDHGINPYFPDGTWCHKENDEDYYCRQHHCLPQSYSFEE